Proteins from one Mesorhizobium sp. M9A.F.Ca.ET.002.03.1.2 genomic window:
- a CDS encoding tetratricopeptide repeat protein: MRLHVVFLPVVAMLALAGCQTTKTDADQAKAQGPSSQSERLIKLADDIDARGDSDTAIALYQRAAAMPDAKPTAFVKAGAAYMRAGYPAEAARAYRAALAKAPNDGGAMLGLGSAMIETGDIDAGMRALAQAAPLVNTSSAYNRLGVAQTFAGQTGEAQTTFAQALKLAPGDLDVETNMALAAALEGNSTTALPLVQKISAAPNAQLHHKRNVVVVYGLLGQADQVRASPPIGLATKEVDTLLARARTIRSKGSTQARAKALGSILG; this comes from the coding sequence CAAAACCGATGCCGATCAGGCAAAGGCACAAGGCCCGTCGTCGCAATCGGAGCGCCTGATCAAGCTTGCGGACGATATAGATGCGCGGGGAGATAGTGACACCGCGATTGCGCTCTACCAGCGCGCGGCGGCGATGCCGGATGCCAAGCCGACCGCCTTCGTCAAGGCGGGCGCGGCCTATATGCGAGCGGGCTATCCCGCCGAGGCCGCCAGAGCCTATCGGGCCGCGCTCGCAAAAGCTCCCAATGATGGGGGGGCAATGCTCGGGCTTGGCTCGGCGATGATAGAAACGGGTGATATCGATGCCGGCATGCGCGCGCTCGCCCAGGCAGCGCCGCTGGTCAATACCAGCAGCGCCTACAATCGGTTGGGCGTGGCGCAGACATTCGCGGGCCAGACGGGGGAGGCGCAGACCACTTTTGCTCAGGCGTTGAAACTCGCGCCGGGGGATCTCGACGTCGAGACCAACATGGCGCTGGCAGCAGCACTCGAAGGCAATTCCACCACAGCACTCCCGCTGGTCCAGAAGATTTCCGCCGCACCCAATGCGCAGTTGCATCACAAGCGCAATGTCGTGGTGGTCTACGGACTTCTTGGCCAGGCCGATCAGGTCAGGGCCTCGCCGCCGATCGGCCTTGCGACCAAGGAGGTGGATACCTTGCTTGCGCGTGCCAGAACCATCCGGTCGAAGGGTAGCACACAGGCCAGGGCGAAAGCGCTCGGCTCCATCCTCGGCTAG
- a CDS encoding type II and III secretion system protein family protein, whose translation MTIHDTAAGARSAAFAGRKDMRWLAITVVGFLLAFLFTLADAMAQNVSPLPSEPTVDLPVGQGRLLRFNEPVESVLIADTTIADLQVVSPGMVYVFGLKPGLTNLIAVTGNERIEATAQFRVTPDVAPANEAMRAMQPNSATNLSIFGTRIVATGEARGVDEATDIDNVARTFSPPEQPPLNNMTVHGSQQVNIRVRFAEVSRTDLQSYGVDWSVGYRSGGFEFNMFQDNGVPSDTGNFGLNMDQTHGINFDILIEALQRNGVVKILAEPNLTAMTGQTASFLAGGEIPVPIPQGTDVVTVQYKPFGVSLGFTPTLIGRNRIALHVQPEVSSLSEAGSVSANGFAMPSFIVRKADTTVEVASGQTFAIAGLFQQRTSRNLEKFPVLGDVPVLGPLFQSQRFQREETELVILITPYLVEPVRDSLATPLDRPAAKRHSRKRANDASAMGLIIK comes from the coding sequence ATGACAATCCACGATACCGCAGCCGGCGCTCGATCCGCCGCTTTCGCCGGGCGGAAGGATATGCGCTGGCTCGCTATCACCGTGGTCGGCTTCTTGCTGGCGTTTTTGTTCACACTTGCCGACGCGATGGCACAGAACGTGTCGCCCTTGCCGAGCGAGCCAACGGTCGACCTGCCGGTCGGGCAAGGACGCCTACTGCGGTTCAATGAACCCGTCGAATCCGTCCTGATCGCGGATACCACGATCGCAGACCTTCAGGTCGTGTCGCCGGGGATGGTCTATGTCTTCGGCCTAAAACCCGGCCTGACCAACCTCATTGCAGTCACAGGCAATGAGCGGATCGAGGCAACGGCCCAGTTCCGCGTCACCCCCGATGTCGCGCCTGCCAATGAAGCGATGCGCGCAATGCAGCCGAACTCGGCAACAAATCTCTCGATTTTCGGGACCCGCATTGTTGCGACAGGTGAGGCACGAGGCGTCGATGAGGCAACGGATATCGACAATGTCGCCCGAACGTTCTCGCCGCCGGAACAGCCGCCGCTGAACAACATGACCGTGCACGGGTCGCAGCAGGTCAACATCCGAGTCCGCTTCGCCGAAGTCTCACGCACGGATCTGCAGTCGTACGGCGTCGATTGGTCTGTCGGATACAGGAGCGGCGGCTTCGAATTCAACATGTTCCAGGACAACGGCGTGCCCTCCGACACCGGGAATTTCGGTTTGAACATGGATCAGACGCACGGCATCAACTTCGACATTCTCATTGAAGCGCTGCAACGCAACGGCGTCGTCAAGATACTGGCCGAACCGAACCTGACAGCGATGACCGGTCAGACCGCAAGCTTTCTTGCCGGCGGCGAAATTCCGGTTCCGATACCGCAAGGAACTGACGTCGTTACCGTTCAATACAAGCCCTTCGGCGTTTCCCTCGGGTTCACTCCTACGCTGATCGGCCGCAATCGCATTGCGCTCCATGTCCAGCCGGAAGTCAGTTCCTTGTCGGAAGCAGGCTCGGTGAGCGCCAACGGTTTCGCCATGCCGAGTTTCATCGTGCGCAAGGCTGACACTACGGTCGAAGTGGCGAGCGGCCAGACCTTTGCGATCGCCGGTCTTTTCCAGCAGCGGACCTCGCGTAATCTGGAAAAGTTTCCGGTTCTCGGCGATGTGCCGGTGCTTGGCCCGCTTTTTCAGTCCCAGCGTTTCCAGCGCGAAGAGACGGAACTGGTGATCCTGATCACGCCATATCTGGTCGAGCCGGTACGCGACAGCCTCGCTACACCGCTCGATCGTCCGGCAGCCAAGCGCCACAGCCGGAAGCGCGCCAATGACGCGTCGGCGATGGGCCTGATCATCAAGTAG
- the sctV gene encoding type III secretion system export apparatus subunit SctV, translating to MTVSERLLHFLAKLSRRSDLVIAVLMLVAVVMMLIPLPTFLVDILITANIAVSVLILLASFYVSHPLQFSSLPSVILIATLFRLAITITTTRLILLQADAGEIVSAFGTFVVGGSIAVGLVIFLIITVAQFIVVARGAERVAEVAARFTLDALPGKQMSIDAELRNGDIDQAEARRLRQQLERESQLFGAMDGAMKFVKGDVIAGIVIILVNLIGGFAIGTLQHDMSLGDAAATYSLLTVGDGLVAQIPALLVAVAAGTMVTRVGSADGTSDLGRQITSQLLRDSRALALAAVIMIGLAIVPGFPSIVFLILGACFGAGAYAINRRTAGESELKDIGQTAMTEQQGTPASLSATPVGTLPSSYRIVVRFGTELGRSIPEPEFAALADGVRRELFGDLGVDVPAIGLQVDQVLSPRSMRIDLEGAPILDTEIPADRVLVEADTTHLDLLDVTYEKGSPIVGQRKFMWVDDRHISALKEAGFVFSTPTETAAKWTENALRLYAGHFVGIQETRRLLSDMEPDYADLVRQAQEIVPLQKIAEVLRRLVDENVPIRNLRLILEALIEWGQREQDVVLLTEYIRTSLKRQISFRSAGRNNIIAAYVLQRSAEDILRNAVQTRSTGTFLNLSDGDAQALVTEIERALSQNSTDVSPVVLAAMDVRRHMRSLLTHNAIELPVLSFQELAQEFNVQPLAAIAGRSGKVGARNVSQSLPSTEAKAGQEAIS from the coding sequence ATGACGGTGTCGGAGCGACTTCTGCACTTCCTTGCCAAGCTGTCACGCCGCAGCGATCTGGTCATTGCAGTCCTGATGCTGGTCGCAGTGGTGATGATGCTCATTCCATTGCCGACCTTCCTCGTCGACATTCTCATCACCGCCAATATCGCTGTCAGCGTGCTTATCCTGCTGGCCTCGTTTTACGTTTCTCATCCGCTCCAGTTCTCCTCGCTGCCATCGGTCATCCTCATCGCTACCTTGTTCAGGCTGGCGATCACGATCACGACCACGCGACTGATCCTGCTCCAGGCCGACGCAGGCGAGATCGTTTCCGCCTTCGGTACTTTCGTCGTCGGCGGCAGTATTGCGGTGGGCCTTGTCATCTTCCTGATCATCACCGTCGCGCAGTTCATCGTGGTTGCGCGAGGCGCGGAACGCGTTGCTGAAGTGGCCGCGCGCTTCACGCTCGATGCGCTGCCGGGCAAGCAGATGAGTATCGATGCCGAGTTGCGCAACGGAGACATCGATCAGGCGGAGGCACGCCGTCTGCGCCAGCAGCTTGAGCGTGAGAGCCAGCTGTTCGGCGCGATGGACGGCGCCATGAAATTCGTCAAGGGCGACGTCATCGCCGGCATTGTAATCATTCTGGTCAACCTAATTGGTGGTTTCGCGATCGGAACGCTGCAGCACGATATGTCGCTAGGGGACGCCGCCGCGACCTACTCACTGCTCACTGTGGGTGACGGGCTGGTCGCGCAGATACCGGCACTGCTGGTCGCTGTGGCCGCCGGTACGATGGTGACACGCGTCGGCAGCGCGGACGGCACGAGCGACCTTGGCAGGCAAATAACCAGCCAGCTGCTACGGGACTCCCGTGCGCTCGCACTTGCAGCGGTGATCATGATCGGCCTTGCCATAGTGCCGGGCTTTCCGTCCATTGTATTCCTGATCCTTGGTGCCTGCTTCGGCGCGGGCGCCTATGCAATCAATCGCCGCACCGCCGGGGAATCCGAGCTCAAAGACATCGGCCAGACCGCCATGACCGAACAACAGGGAACTCCGGCGTCGCTTTCGGCAACTCCCGTCGGAACACTGCCTTCTTCCTACCGCATCGTTGTACGCTTCGGAACCGAACTCGGACGCTCGATCCCGGAACCCGAATTCGCCGCGCTCGCCGATGGCGTGCGCCGCGAACTCTTCGGCGATCTCGGTGTCGACGTTCCGGCTATCGGCCTGCAGGTCGACCAGGTGCTTTCACCGAGAAGCATGCGCATCGATCTGGAGGGTGCACCCATCCTGGATACCGAAATCCCGGCTGACCGCGTTCTTGTCGAAGCGGACACAACACATCTCGATCTGCTCGATGTGACTTACGAAAAAGGTTCTCCGATTGTCGGTCAGCGCAAATTCATGTGGGTCGATGATCGCCACATATCGGCATTGAAAGAAGCCGGCTTCGTCTTCTCCACACCGACGGAAACCGCGGCCAAATGGACCGAAAATGCACTTCGGCTCTATGCCGGCCATTTCGTCGGGATCCAGGAGACACGCAGGCTCCTGTCGGACATGGAGCCGGATTATGCGGATCTGGTTAGACAGGCGCAGGAGATCGTGCCGCTGCAGAAGATCGCGGAAGTGCTCCGGCGACTTGTCGACGAAAACGTGCCGATCCGCAACCTGCGCCTGATCCTCGAAGCGTTGATCGAATGGGGCCAACGCGAACAGGACGTCGTCCTGCTTACGGAATATATCCGCACGTCCTTGAAACGCCAGATCAGCTTCCGCTCCGCTGGCCGTAACAACATCATCGCAGCCTATGTTCTGCAGCGCTCGGCTGAGGATATCCTGCGAAACGCGGTGCAAACCAGATCGACCGGTACATTCCTGAATCTTTCGGATGGTGATGCACAGGCTTTGGTCACCGAAATCGAACGAGCCTTGTCGCAGAACTCCACCGATGTCTCACCGGTTGTCCTCGCGGCGATGGATGTACGCCGTCATATGCGAAGCCTCCTCACGCATAATGCCATTGAACTTCCGGTTCTGTCCTTCCAGGAACTCGCACAAGAATTCAACGTCCAGCCGTTGGCCGCGATTGCTGGCCGCTCGGGCAAAGTTGGCGCACGCAATGTCTCCCAGTCGCTGCCATCGACTGAGGCGAAAGCCGGACAAGAGGCAATCTCATGA
- a CDS encoding FHA domain-containing protein — protein MTANSIGRYWDVAPARRLRSIIARSPASGHSIALSVIHGFHAGAELSLVEPIYTVGSSTESDIVLRDAGIAPVHARLRRKGSQIEIEAVGGDVILATGETIHEGQGSRCRLPLTISIADAHIRLVNRERPQNRWSVSDRPLLVAGSVLFAVFAVSVAANGFSFAKPDIGKKISSQDGEPIRVAFAGEAGQSVLDDSSPTQIHGAADAESQLKLRLEQSGISTLTVQRSPGRLVVSGMIPNDKSGVWTETQSWFDQAFGAHIPLVSNVIIGNAEQAPRLTLQAIWYGERPYVIAADGARYHEGAFTNDGWTITHIGETELLLTKGGATVALKYP, from the coding sequence ATGACCGCTAATTCTATCGGCAGGTATTGGGACGTGGCGCCCGCGCGCCGGCTCCGATCGATTATCGCCCGCTCCCCGGCATCCGGACATTCCATTGCGCTCAGCGTAATTCACGGATTTCACGCTGGCGCTGAACTCAGTCTGGTCGAGCCTATATACACAGTTGGCTCCAGCACAGAGTCGGACATTGTCCTCAGGGATGCCGGTATCGCGCCGGTCCACGCAAGATTACGGCGCAAGGGCAGCCAAATTGAAATCGAAGCCGTCGGCGGCGATGTCATACTCGCCACGGGCGAGACTATCCATGAAGGCCAAGGCAGCCGCTGCAGGCTGCCGCTCACGATAAGTATCGCCGATGCCCACATCCGGCTGGTCAACCGGGAACGCCCGCAGAATCGCTGGTCTGTTTCCGATCGCCCCCTCCTGGTTGCAGGCAGCGTTCTCTTTGCCGTATTCGCTGTTTCCGTCGCTGCGAATGGGTTCTCTTTCGCCAAGCCCGACATTGGCAAAAAGATATCCTCTCAAGACGGTGAACCGATCAGAGTGGCCTTCGCTGGTGAGGCAGGACAAAGCGTCCTGGACGATTCATCACCAACACAGATACACGGTGCCGCCGACGCGGAAAGCCAGCTCAAGCTGCGCCTCGAGCAGTCCGGCATCAGCACATTGACCGTTCAACGATCACCTGGACGGCTCGTGGTCTCGGGTATGATCCCCAATGACAAGAGTGGTGTCTGGACCGAAACGCAATCTTGGTTCGACCAGGCGTTCGGCGCGCACATCCCCCTCGTTTCCAATGTCATAATCGGCAATGCCGAGCAGGCTCCGCGCCTGACGCTGCAGGCGATCTGGTATGGCGAGCGGCCCTATGTCATCGCCGCCGACGGCGCACGCTATCATGAAGGTGCGTTCACCAATGACGGTTGGACCATCACGCACATCGGCGAGACGGAACTTCTCCTGACGAAGGGCGGCGCCACGGTCGCGCTGAAATATCCGTGA